In one window of Alphaproteobacteria bacterium DNA:
- the gcvT gene encoding glycine cleavage system aminomethyltransferase GcvT — protein MSAPSDDALRRTPLFDLHVSLGAKMVPFAGYEMPVQYPSGIMAEHNQTRVAAGLFDVSHMGQVRISGKDAATALERLVPGDIVGLAPFRQRYTQFTNETGGILDDLMVSRWGDDLFVVVNAACKADDISHLKRGLEGGARIEPLEDRALLALQGPAAADVLARLTPACRTQKFMSLAACTLDGISCLVTRSGYTGEDGFEISVPAESAEGLAARLLSEPEVKPIGLGARDSLRLEAGLCLYGHDIDSKTSPVEAGLTWSIGKRRRMEGGFPGSDVIRDQLDNGISKKRVGIIPEGRAPAREGTEITDTSGRRIGAITSGGFGPTVNGPIAMGYVETAASNDGAPLNLTVRGTPRAAKVAPMPFVAHRYYRG, from the coding sequence GTGAGCGCACCTTCAGACGACGCCCTTAGGCGTACCCCGCTGTTCGATCTTCACGTCTCGCTCGGCGCCAAGATGGTGCCGTTCGCGGGCTACGAGATGCCGGTTCAATACCCGAGTGGCATCATGGCGGAGCACAACCAAACGCGGGTTGCGGCCGGCCTCTTCGACGTATCCCATATGGGACAGGTGCGTATTTCCGGAAAAGATGCGGCTACCGCACTCGAACGGCTGGTGCCCGGCGATATCGTTGGGCTCGCACCCTTTCGCCAGCGCTACACCCAGTTCACGAACGAAACCGGCGGTATTCTCGACGATCTCATGGTGAGCCGTTGGGGCGACGATCTTTTTGTCGTCGTCAATGCGGCATGCAAGGCAGACGATATCTCGCATCTGAAGCGCGGCCTCGAAGGAGGTGCTCGGATCGAACCGCTTGAGGACCGTGCACTTCTCGCACTTCAAGGCCCTGCTGCGGCCGACGTGCTCGCGCGATTGACGCCCGCCTGCCGCACGCAGAAATTCATGAGCCTTGCCGCATGCACACTCGACGGCATCTCGTGTCTCGTCACGCGGTCGGGCTACACCGGCGAGGACGGCTTCGAGATATCCGTGCCCGCCGAATCCGCGGAGGGGCTCGCGGCGCGGCTTCTCTCTGAGCCGGAGGTGAAGCCCATTGGTCTTGGTGCGCGCGATTCGCTGAGGCTCGAAGCTGGGCTCTGCCTTTATGGCCACGATATCGACAGCAAGACATCGCCGGTCGAGGCCGGCCTTACATGGTCGATCGGCAAGCGCCGCCGAATGGAAGGTGGCTTTCCTGGCTCCGATGTCATCCGCGATCAGCTCGATAACGGAATCTCGAAAAAGCGCGTTGGCATAATTCCCGAAGGCAGGGCGCCGGCGCGCGAAGGGACGGAAATCACGGACACATCCGGACGGCGTATCGGCGCCATCACCTCCGGGGGATTCGGTCCGACCGTGAACGGCCCGATTGCAATGGGCTACGTGGAGACGGCCGCAAGCAATGATGGCGCACCGCTCAACCTGACAGTGCGCGGCACGCCCCGAGCGGCCAAGGTTGCGCCAATGCCGTTCGTGGCGCATCGATATTATCGAGGTTAG
- the gcvH gene encoding glycine cleavage system protein GcvH, with the protein MLKFTEEHEWIRIEADGTATIGITNYAQEQLGDVVYVELPPVGKDVTKGGDAAVVESVKAASEVYAPVDGTVSAVNEKLTGEPALVNSSPMGDGWFFKIKLSNKGQLDTLMDEAAYKKFCEGLH; encoded by the coding sequence ATGCTGAAATTTACCGAAGAGCATGAATGGATTCGCATTGAGGCTGACGGTACGGCGACCATCGGGATTACCAATTACGCCCAGGAGCAGTTGGGCGATGTGGTTTACGTGGAGTTGCCGCCGGTCGGCAAGGACGTGACCAAGGGCGGGGACGCCGCCGTCGTCGAATCGGTCAAGGCGGCGAGCGAGGTTTACGCCCCCGTGGATGGAACGGTCTCTGCCGTGAACGAAAAGCTCACGGGCGAGCCCGCGCTCGTCAATTCTTCGCCTATGGGCGACGGCTGGTTCTTCAAGATCAAACTCTCGAACAAGGGGCAGCTCGACACCCTGATGGACGAGGCCGCCTACAAGAAATTTTGCGAGGGGCTCCACTGA
- the gcvPA gene encoding aminomethyl-transferring glycine dehydrogenase subunit GcvPA — protein MRYLPLTATDRGAMLQAIGVPSVEDLYRDVPKAALLKKPVDLPYHAGELEVERAFQAFAATNLGTSAVPSFLGAGAYRHHIPATVDHLIQRGEFLTSYTPYQPEVSQGTLQYLFEFQTQVALITGMEVANASMYDGATACVEAVMMANRISGRKKAILSGGLHPHYREVCATHAHWSGFEIIALEPDARAIENLAAQVDDETSCVVVQSPDFFGRLSDYKALADAAHARGALLVVAVTEIVSLGLVAPPGEMGADIVVAEGQSIGVPLGFGGPYLGLFTTREKYLRQMPGRLCGQTVDTKGRRGWVLTLSTREQHIRREKATSNICTNSGLCALAFTIHMALLGEAGFTRLAELNHVKAVQLADRLQAVKGVEVLNDSFFNEFTLRLSKPAADVVDTLAERRILAGVPLSRFYPDRRALANLMLVAASEMTAESDMDALVKALQEVL, from the coding sequence ATGCGCTATCTGCCGCTTACCGCAACCGATCGCGGCGCCATGCTGCAGGCAATCGGCGTTCCGTCGGTCGAAGACCTTTATCGCGACGTGCCGAAGGCAGCACTCCTGAAGAAGCCCGTCGACTTGCCCTACCATGCGGGCGAGCTTGAGGTCGAAAGGGCGTTCCAGGCCTTCGCCGCGACCAATCTCGGCACGAGTGCCGTGCCATCATTCCTCGGCGCCGGCGCATATCGACACCATATTCCCGCAACGGTCGACCATCTCATTCAGCGCGGGGAATTCCTCACCTCTTACACCCCCTATCAGCCGGAAGTCTCGCAAGGTACCCTTCAATACCTATTCGAATTCCAGACGCAAGTGGCGCTTATCACGGGAATGGAGGTTGCGAACGCCTCGATGTATGACGGAGCGACGGCATGCGTCGAAGCCGTCATGATGGCCAATCGCATCAGCGGACGGAAGAAAGCGATCCTCTCGGGCGGCCTTCATCCCCACTACCGCGAGGTTTGCGCCACCCACGCGCATTGGAGTGGTTTCGAGATCATAGCCCTCGAGCCCGACGCCCGGGCCATCGAAAATCTGGCTGCCCAGGTCGACGACGAGACCTCGTGCGTGGTCGTGCAAAGCCCCGATTTCTTTGGCCGCCTCAGCGACTACAAGGCGCTTGCGGACGCGGCACACGCGCGTGGCGCCCTCCTCGTCGTCGCGGTCACGGAAATCGTCTCGCTCGGCCTCGTCGCACCGCCCGGTGAAATGGGTGCGGATATCGTGGTGGCGGAGGGTCAGTCGATCGGTGTGCCGCTTGGCTTCGGCGGCCCATATCTCGGTTTGTTCACCACGCGCGAGAAGTATTTGCGCCAGATGCCAGGTCGGCTCTGCGGGCAAACCGTCGATACCAAGGGTCGGCGCGGCTGGGTGCTCACACTCTCGACCCGCGAACAACATATCCGCCGCGAAAAGGCGACGAGCAATATCTGCACGAATTCGGGCCTCTGCGCGCTCGCTTTCACGATCCACATGGCGCTACTCGGCGAAGCGGGATTTACACGGCTCGCTGAGCTCAATCACGTGAAGGCGGTACAGCTTGCCGACCGGCTCCAGGCCGTCAAAGGTGTCGAGGTTTTGAACGACAGCTTCTTCAATGAATTTACGCTGCGCCTCTCAAAACCGGCAGCCGATGTCGTCGACACCCTTGCCGAGCGACGCATTCTCGCGGGTGTGCCGCTTTCGCGCTTCTATCCGGATCGCCGGGCACTTGCGAACCTCATGCTGGTCGCGGCAAGCGAAATGACTGCCGAATCCGACATGGATGCGCTCGTGAAGGCGCTCCAGGAGGTGCTGTGA
- the gcvPB gene encoding aminomethyl-transferring glycine dehydrogenase subunit GcvPB produces MDLSQDRKSRPGALQATGPDAATISGNRGLQLEEPLIFEQSKEGRTGVDLPTPAKVTERLGGLKRQGKIGLPGLSEPQVVRHFTRLSQKNYGIDSGLYPLGSCTMKHNPRLNEKVVRLPGLADLHPLQPERTVQGALALIDRLAHWLKTLTGMPAVAMSPGAGAHGELCGMIAIRAALEARGEAKRRRVLVPESAHGTNPATAAECGFTVDPIPANAQGRVDLAAFKAKLGPDVAALMLTNPNTCGLFEPDMIAIADALHKSGAYFYCDGANFNAIVGRVRPGDLGIDCMHINLHKTFSTPHGGGGPGSGPVVLSAALAPYAPLPYVVHGPNGFRIVEHAKDAPHSGTPFGRLKGFHGQMGMFVRALAYMMSHGADGLAQASADAVLNANYLMARLGDLLTLPYPGPCMHEVLFDDRFLKDTGVTTLDFAKAMIDEGFHPMTMYFPLVVHGALLMEPTETESKESLDQFIEVIRGLAARAKRADAAAYFHGAPYSTPRQRLDETGAARKPILRWRAESMASEAAE; encoded by the coding sequence ATGGACCTTTCCCAGGATCGCAAGTCCCGCCCCGGCGCACTGCAAGCGACCGGGCCTGACGCTGCAACGATAAGCGGCAACCGCGGTCTTCAGCTCGAGGAGCCGCTCATCTTCGAGCAGAGCAAGGAGGGGCGCACGGGTGTCGATCTGCCAACACCCGCCAAAGTGACCGAGCGTCTCGGCGGTTTGAAACGCCAAGGCAAGATTGGCTTGCCGGGCTTATCGGAGCCGCAAGTGGTGCGTCACTTCACGCGCTTGAGTCAGAAGAACTACGGCATCGACAGTGGGCTTTATCCACTCGGCTCCTGCACCATGAAGCATAATCCGCGGCTCAACGAGAAGGTGGTGCGGCTTCCCGGTCTCGCCGATCTCCATCCACTCCAGCCGGAGCGGACCGTGCAAGGTGCGCTCGCACTCATCGACCGTCTCGCCCATTGGCTCAAGACGCTGACCGGCATGCCGGCCGTGGCGATGTCGCCGGGTGCGGGCGCGCACGGCGAGCTTTGCGGCATGATCGCGATCCGGGCCGCCCTCGAGGCGCGCGGCGAAGCCAAGCGCCGGCGCGTGCTGGTTCCCGAGTCCGCCCACGGCACCAACCCCGCCACGGCGGCGGAATGCGGGTTTACGGTCGATCCGATTCCGGCCAATGCCCAGGGCCGCGTCGATCTCGCCGCTTTCAAGGCAAAGCTCGGGCCGGACGTTGCGGCCCTCATGCTAACCAATCCGAATACCTGCGGCCTCTTCGAGCCGGACATGATCGCGATCGCGGACGCACTGCACAAGAGTGGCGCTTATTTCTACTGCGATGGCGCCAACTTCAACGCGATCGTCGGGCGCGTGCGGCCGGGAGATCTCGGCATCGACTGCATGCACATCAATCTCCATAAGACCTTCTCAACGCCCCATGGCGGTGGCGGGCCAGGCAGCGGGCCGGTCGTCCTGTCTGCCGCACTCGCCCCTTATGCCCCGCTTCCCTACGTGGTTCACGGACCGAACGGCTTTCGAATTGTTGAGCATGCTAAGGATGCTCCGCATTCCGGCACGCCGTTCGGGCGGCTCAAGGGCTTCCACGGCCAGATGGGCATGTTCGTGCGCGCACTCGCCTATATGATGAGCCACGGGGCGGACGGCCTGGCGCAAGCCTCGGCTGACGCGGTGTTGAACGCCAACTACTTGATGGCCCGGCTCGGCGATCTGCTCACACTGCCATATCCGGGACCTTGCATGCATGAGGTCCTGTTCGACGATCGGTTTTTGAAAGACACCGGTGTCACGACCCTGGATTTTGCCAAGGCAATGATCGACGAGGGCTTTCACCCCATGACGATGTATTTCCCGCTCGTCGTCCACGGCGCCCTCCTCATGGAGCCGACTGAAACCGAGAGTAAGGAATCCCTCGATCAATTCATCGAAGTAATCCGGGGCCTTGCCGCACGCGCGAAGAGGGCCGATGCTGCTGCCTATTTCCATGGGGCCCCTTATTCGACCCCTCGCCAACGCCTCGACGAGACCGGTGCCGCGCGCAAGCCGATCTTGCGCTGGCGTGCAGAAAGCATGGCTTCGGAGGCCGCGGAATAG